The sequence atgttccgcgtgttccatttgctgttggccaaagaaaccacgttctatctaaggttccgcgcgttccatttcctgctggccaaagaacctgcgttctattcaggttacctgaggtcatgttgcagggagattcttcaatgataacattttctgactgacctgaaaccgaccctcctatcctgtgtggttgaaataaataaatcaggcaacagttgtacatattcttcatcatcttctgttaaaaaaagacaaatgtgcattctgaaatgcattcttaatagtataagggtggttatagcacatggccaggcgttatgacaccatatacaccttggggcgggtcattaacccttaattgaggAAGTATGATGCAGTGCAGCATTGCTAGGGCTGGCGTTTTCAGCCAAGTGCACCGGGTCACCCCTCCTCTTCTTGAtgaatgtgttgggttcttttacgtgcagaggtttggtgcTTAGGCTTTAGTGTATATGCCTACACtgggccaccggctttacatcaccatctgaaatgacaaatgctTTTCCTTACAACATGTTTGAGCTGCGGCCGACCTTGGGATCAAACCCCCGCCCCCacagatccacagaatttgatccatttGGCAAAAACAAAGTGATTGTTCTACCGCTTGCACCACTGAGACACGTTCAACTTGATGGTAGTCAGAGATTAGTCTCTTATATTTCCACAGGTCTCCACGAGGCTCCAGACGAACACCAACCGTACAGAAGAGGAAGCTTGACATGGTGGACAGGTATTAATATAAGCCATTTCACTGTATGAACTGAGCATgcacgaggtcaaaggtgaaggcccctaagtTGCAAACAGATCTTGTCCAGctccagaccagcttgattatTACCAGGTGTTTATGTCACATGGACCTTCAACTTTGGACCACAGACTGACAGAGCACATGTGCATGTCAAATTTTTAACTGCACACTAAAATAACCTTAAACCTTGAACGGGGACATCTAGCGATAGGTTCATATCACTAAAATAACTTGATAGGTAGACAAATGAATTTGTTTCCATTTTCTGTCAGCAtggtacattatacatgtacatgtaccaccaaaGAACTGTCATAGTTCTAGTACCTTATCATTTTAAAATTTAGCTATACATACTAactacagtttgtatgtttacatTCTCACAGTAGGAGCAGTAGTATGACCAGTGCAGAGAAATCGGAAGAAGTGTCCCAGCACTCTGCACGATCTTTCTACAACAagtcatcagccaatcagaagcaGCCTTACATCGGCCCCTTGGAGAGGAAGTACCTCCGTGAGATTGAAGAGAAGAGAGCGCAGAGATCGCGAGAAACCTCATCAGAAAGACCGACCAGTGACAGCAAGGTTTCTCCAACAGCCACACCAACACCTGTGCCCGCTGGCCCGAGGAAATACATCATTACTGTTCCTGTCAAGAACAAGACCGTCAAGGCCAGACAGACAACACCACTAAGAAAGAGCCCAAGAAAATCCTCCAGCCCAACAAGCCATGCTCCTCTAAGATGGAGTCCAAGGAAAGCCAAGACACCACAGTTGAAGAAATCGTCGCCAAGCTTAGGGAAAGTAGCTACAGGGATTACTGAATCCGTTCCGCGAACCCCTCCATTGAGTGTAAACGAGATGGTGTACACGCTCACTCCGTCTCTCTTCAGTGACATCGACGGCCAGGACACAGATGACACCGAAAGTGTGGCAAGCTCTGATGTCATCAGCCCTACCCAACCAGCTAAAACCACCACTGTGGAGTCACAGAAGGATGGACAGAAAGCACAGAATGCTACTCGCATGATAGGCAGCCCACAGAGAGCAAAGACTCCCCAGCAGGCATCTCCTAAGTCCTCCCCATCACAGAGGCAGACCAAGCAAGTTACCTTGCACGCCTTCTTGAAGAAGAGTCCCCAGGGGAAAACACCTGGTAAAGAAACACAAGTGGACTCCAAAAGATCGGAAGAAGTTGTTCCAGAACTTGGTTCAGAAGAGCCTGGAAGCTCTGAGCAGGATGAGTTACTGATGGCATTTGAGGAACTTGCAAACGCTCCTGAGAGTAATGTAGATGAAAATGCTTGGAATGATACAGAGATGAGCAACATACCGTCAGTTTGTGAATCAGAGGACTTGTTTCCTGGGTATTCTGGAGGCAATAATGCAGAGAACGATGGGACCCAAAAAAGTACAGCGGGAAACGAGGTTGATTGGAGAGTAGGGGACGAAGTTTCACCGTCAAAGTCAAGTTCAGATTCTGGAtgtgggtcagaggtcatggaAGAATCGAGAAGCAGCGACCAATCAGGCGAGTTCTAGGGTTTAAATTCTAACAGTTGCAGTTTTACAATGACCAATGAGGTACATTCTGTTCTTATAGTAAATATAAAAATGTACTTAACCCCGCACAAATATCTTCTAGGTGCACCTGTgt comes from Branchiostoma lanceolatum isolate klBraLanc5 chromosome 2, klBraLanc5.hap2, whole genome shotgun sequence and encodes:
- the LOC136428910 gene encoding N-acetyltransferase ESCO2-like isoform X1, which codes for MAGFESGKRRSPRGSRRTPTVQKRKLDMVDSRSSSMTSAEKSEEVSQHSARSFYNKSSANQKQPYIGPLERKYLREIEEKRAQRSRETSSERPTSDSKVSPTATPTPVPAGPRKYIITVPVKNKTVKARQTTPLRKSPRKSSSPTSHAPLRWSPRKAKTPQLKKSSPSLGKVATGITESVPRTPPLSVNEMVYTLTPSLFSDIDGQDTDDTESVASSDVISPTQPAKTTTVESQKDGQKAQNATRMIGSPQRAKTPQQASPKSSPSQRQTKQVTLHAFLKKSPQGKTPGKETQVDSKRSEEVVPELGSEEPGSSEQDELLMAFEELANAPESNVDENAWNDTEMSNIPSVCESEDLFPGYSGGNNAENDGTQKSTAGNEVDWRVGDEVSPSKSSSDSGCGSEVMEESRSSDQSGEPEAKRQKKCWPIFSGSPKPRSRLFNKSSPRSSPLSTGKLKLPRRPKEPQGMEQLIIDAGQKKIGAIVCETCGMLYTVGHADDEAAHQKYHHKFLNSVKFEGWKKEHVLATFHDGRIIMVLPDDPKYAIKKAEEVRELVDNELGFIKGYSTTRSNCKTLLFISNDKRVVGCVIAEQISKAYRVLPNDSQPSPSPSPLRAWCCDTRPVAAVCGISRVWTFRLWRKKKVASRLVDTLRSHFAFGCVLSKDDVAFSDPTPDGRKFAENYCGTAAFLCYK
- the LOC136428910 gene encoding N-acetyltransferase ESCO2-like isoform X2, which encodes MAGFESGKRRSPRGSRRTPTVQKRKLDMVDRSSSMTSAEKSEEVSQHSARSFYNKSSANQKQPYIGPLERKYLREIEEKRAQRSRETSSERPTSDSKVSPTATPTPVPAGPRKYIITVPVKNKTVKARQTTPLRKSPRKSSSPTSHAPLRWSPRKAKTPQLKKSSPSLGKVATGITESVPRTPPLSVNEMVYTLTPSLFSDIDGQDTDDTESVASSDVISPTQPAKTTTVESQKDGQKAQNATRMIGSPQRAKTPQQASPKSSPSQRQTKQVTLHAFLKKSPQGKTPGKETQVDSKRSEEVVPELGSEEPGSSEQDELLMAFEELANAPESNVDENAWNDTEMSNIPSVCESEDLFPGYSGGNNAENDGTQKSTAGNEVDWRVGDEVSPSKSSSDSGCGSEVMEESRSSDQSGEPEAKRQKKCWPIFSGSPKPRSRLFNKSSPRSSPLSTGKLKLPRRPKEPQGMEQLIIDAGQKKIGAIVCETCGMLYTVGHADDEAAHQKYHHKFLNSVKFEGWKKEHVLATFHDGRIIMVLPDDPKYAIKKAEEVRELVDNELGFIKGYSTTRSNCKTLLFISNDKRVVGCVIAEQISKAYRVLPNDSQPSPSPSPLRAWCCDTRPVAAVCGISRVWTFRLWRKKKVASRLVDTLRSHFAFGCVLSKDDVAFSDPTPDGRKFAENYCGTAAFLCYK